One Synechococcus sp. PROS-9-1 DNA window includes the following coding sequences:
- a CDS encoding cupin yields MRLVEAGSLISPTLHQASSEQVRFFDYRAAANPQQNGLIASVPYCSFSPDFFDQTGSDVLPLDLSEQMGCSGPATGPSLCANFVRLDRGEQRTSAVATSQLFFITNGEGETQACGQTFQWSKGDILVLPAGGDAIHTTNKKAGLYWVHDAPLLRYLGVEPAQARFEPSFYSHRDSKRHLEAIANSPNGARANRVSVLLGNSKFPQTRTITHTLWAMLGILPAGQIQRPHRHQSIALDFAVDCQPGCYTMIGTKLDANGMIVNGHREDWAPGAAFVTPPGYWHSHHNESGADAYVLPIQDAGLHTYLRTLDIAFSGGN; encoded by the coding sequence ATGCGTCTCGTTGAGGCCGGCTCCTTGATATCTCCCACATTGCATCAGGCCTCATCAGAGCAAGTCCGTTTTTTTGATTACCGCGCCGCTGCAAACCCTCAACAAAATGGCCTGATTGCATCAGTTCCCTATTGCTCGTTTTCGCCAGATTTTTTCGATCAAACCGGATCTGATGTTCTTCCTTTAGATCTGAGTGAACAGATGGGCTGCTCTGGCCCAGCCACCGGTCCCTCCCTTTGCGCCAATTTTGTGCGCCTCGACCGTGGCGAGCAACGCACCAGTGCTGTTGCGACAAGTCAGCTGTTTTTCATCACGAATGGAGAAGGAGAGACGCAAGCCTGTGGGCAAACGTTCCAGTGGTCGAAAGGAGACATATTGGTGCTGCCTGCCGGTGGCGACGCGATTCACACCACCAACAAAAAAGCAGGTCTGTATTGGGTGCATGATGCACCGCTCCTCCGTTACCTCGGAGTCGAGCCAGCTCAAGCTCGCTTTGAGCCAAGCTTCTACAGCCATCGAGACAGCAAACGACATCTAGAAGCGATTGCGAACAGCCCCAACGGTGCTCGCGCCAACCGAGTCAGCGTTTTGTTGGGCAACAGCAAGTTCCCACAAACGCGCACGATCACCCATACGCTCTGGGCCATGCTCGGGATCTTGCCTGCTGGCCAGATCCAGCGCCCCCACCGCCACCAATCGATCGCGCTTGATTTCGCTGTTGATTGCCAACCCGGCTGCTACACCATGATCGGCACAAAGCTCGATGCCAACGGGATGATTGTTAATGGGCATCGCGAAGATTGGGCCCCGGGAGCGGCCTTCGTGACACCACCTGGCTATTGGCATTCTCACCACAACGAGTCGGGAGCTGATGCCTACGTGCTGCCGATCCAAGATGCCGGTCTACACACCTATCTGCGCACGCTGGACATCGCCTTTAGCGGCGGCAATTAA
- the psaB gene encoding photosystem I core protein PsaB, whose translation MATKFPSFSQGLAQDPTTRRIWYGIATAHDFESHDGMTEEKLYQKLFSTHFGHLAIIGLWVSGNLFHIAWQGNFEQWVSDPLNVRPIAHAIWDPHFGQGAIDAFTQAGASSPVNIAYSGLYHWFYTIGMTTNAELYQGSIFMMILSAWALFAGWLHLQPKFRPSLAWFKNAESRLNHHLAVLFGFSSIAWTGHLVHVAIPESRGQHVGWDNFLSVMPHPAGLGPFFTGNWGVYAQNPDTTGQIFGSAEGSGTAILTFLGGFHPQTEALWLTDIAHHHLAIGVIFVIAGHMYRTNFGIGHSIREILEAHNPPTGTPGNLGAGHKGLYDTINNSLHFQLGLALASLGVITSLVAQHMYAMPSYAFIAKDYTTQAALYTHHQYIAIALMCGAFAHGAIFFIRDYDPEANKDNVLARMLEHKEAIISHLSWVSLFLGFHTLGLYVHNDVVVAFGTPEKQILVEPVFAQFVQAASGKAIYGFDVLLANAGGAAANANAAYMGGWMDAINGVRGSNDLFLPIGPGDFLVHHAIALGLHTTTLILVKGALDARGSKLMPDKKDFGYSFPCDGPGRGGTCDISAWDAFYLAVFWALNTVGWVTFYWHWKHLAIWQGNVAQFNESSTYLMGWFRDYLWLNSSQLINGYNPFGSNNLAVWSWMFLFGHLVWATGFMFLISWRGYWQELIETIVWAHERSPIANMMGWRDKPVALSIVQARVVGLAHFTVGYVLTYGAFLIASTSGKFG comes from the coding sequence ATGGCAACGAAATTTCCTTCGTTTAGCCAGGGTCTGGCACAGGACCCGACAACCCGCCGCATCTGGTACGGGATCGCCACGGCTCACGACTTCGAGAGCCATGACGGAATGACGGAGGAGAAGCTTTACCAAAAGCTCTTCTCCACCCATTTCGGGCATCTCGCGATCATCGGCCTTTGGGTTTCGGGAAACCTGTTCCATATCGCCTGGCAGGGCAACTTCGAGCAGTGGGTCTCCGACCCACTGAACGTGCGCCCAATCGCTCATGCAATTTGGGATCCCCACTTTGGTCAAGGCGCTATTGATGCCTTCACTCAAGCGGGTGCATCCTCCCCAGTGAATATTGCCTACTCAGGCCTTTATCACTGGTTTTACACCATCGGCATGACCACGAATGCCGAGCTGTATCAGGGTTCCATCTTCATGATGATCCTGTCGGCTTGGGCTCTGTTCGCTGGTTGGCTGCATTTGCAGCCCAAGTTCCGTCCTTCCCTTGCTTGGTTCAAAAACGCGGAATCCCGCCTGAACCATCACCTTGCAGTCCTGTTTGGATTCAGCTCAATCGCTTGGACCGGTCACCTGGTTCACGTGGCGATTCCTGAGTCCCGTGGTCAGCACGTTGGTTGGGACAACTTCCTTAGCGTGATGCCTCACCCAGCTGGTCTGGGTCCATTCTTCACCGGTAATTGGGGCGTGTATGCCCAAAATCCTGACACCACAGGTCAGATTTTTGGTTCCGCTGAAGGATCAGGCACTGCGATCCTGACATTCCTCGGTGGCTTCCACCCTCAGACCGAAGCCCTCTGGCTTACAGACATCGCCCACCATCATTTGGCCATTGGCGTGATCTTCGTGATCGCCGGCCACATGTATCGGACGAACTTCGGTATCGGTCACTCGATCCGCGAGATCCTTGAAGCGCACAACCCACCAACCGGGACACCCGGAAACCTGGGCGCTGGCCACAAAGGTCTCTACGACACCATCAACAACAGCCTGCACTTCCAGCTTGGTCTTGCTCTAGCCTCTTTGGGCGTGATCACCAGCCTGGTGGCACAGCACATGTATGCAATGCCGTCGTATGCCTTCATCGCGAAGGACTACACAACTCAGGCTGCGCTCTACACCCACCACCAGTACATCGCCATCGCCTTGATGTGTGGTGCCTTTGCTCACGGTGCGATCTTCTTTATTCGCGACTACGACCCCGAAGCCAACAAGGACAACGTCCTGGCTCGGATGCTCGAGCACAAAGAAGCCATCATCAGTCACCTGAGCTGGGTCTCCCTTTTCCTGGGCTTCCACACCCTCGGCCTCTACGTCCATAACGACGTGGTTGTGGCCTTTGGAACCCCTGAGAAGCAGATCTTGGTTGAGCCTGTCTTTGCACAGTTCGTCCAGGCTGCTTCCGGTAAAGCGATTTACGGCTTCGATGTTCTCCTAGCGAACGCTGGTGGTGCTGCTGCCAATGCCAACGCTGCCTACATGGGCGGTTGGATGGATGCCATCAACGGTGTTCGTGGAAGCAATGACTTGTTCCTGCCGATTGGCCCTGGTGACTTCCTTGTTCACCACGCCATCGCTCTAGGTCTCCACACCACCACCCTGATCCTTGTGAAGGGTGCTCTGGATGCACGTGGATCCAAGTTGATGCCTGACAAGAAGGACTTCGGTTACTCCTTCCCCTGCGACGGCCCTGGCCGTGGCGGTACCTGTGACATCTCTGCCTGGGACGCTTTCTATCTAGCTGTCTTCTGGGCTCTGAACACAGTGGGTTGGGTCACCTTCTACTGGCATTGGAAGCACCTTGCGATTTGGCAGGGCAATGTGGCTCAGTTCAACGAGTCCAGCACCTATCTCATGGGCTGGTTCCGCGACTACCTCTGGCTGAACAGTTCACAGCTGATCAATGGCTACAACCCATTTGGCAGCAACAACCTGGCTGTTTGGTCTTGGATGTTCTTGTTCGGTCACCTGGTTTGGGCGACAGGATTCATGTTCCTGATCTCCTGGCGCGGTTACTGGCAGGAGCTCATTGAGACCATCGTTTGGGCTCATGAGCGCAGTCCTATCGCCAACATGATGGGCTGGCGTGATAAGCCGGTGGCTCTCTCCATCGTTCAGGCACGTGTTGTTGGTCTTGCTCACTTCACGGTTGGTTACGTGCTCACGTACGGAGCCTTCCTGATTGCATCCACATCGGGCAAATTTGGCTGA
- a CDS encoding fatty acid desaturase yields MAADNYPKRIDFKLAPFMASDDRIASWQILNTVIPIIAVAIAMSAVTTSFNVTAIVLTPLLLVLMVLLLSRSFSLMHDCGHQSLFSSKRSNRIAAFGLSLIHGMPQHPWSRGHAFHHKHNGNWDRYRGPSALITREQYEARSPRSQWLYRILRHPLLLFPGGFFYLIIKPRLALLLSFFEFIGHSIKSAIKMVKTGSWISPKKVCLNYKSSFFYTSGECIDMIANTVAVGILWWWVGSSIGYAHFWILYALVMSCSAAVMIAVFFIQHNFPESYTSNEDNWSYFRGALSGSSFLQMPAVLNWFTADIAYHHIHHLSERIPNYRLKECHETNIHLVDNVHRLYLSQVGDCFSLILWDRKRLELVSPFA; encoded by the coding sequence ATGGCGGCTGACAATTACCCCAAACGGATCGACTTCAAACTCGCTCCCTTTATGGCCAGTGATGACCGTATCGCCAGCTGGCAGATCCTGAACACCGTGATTCCGATCATCGCGGTGGCAATTGCGATGTCTGCAGTGACAACATCGTTCAACGTCACAGCCATCGTGTTGACACCCTTGCTCTTGGTGTTGATGGTGTTGCTGCTCAGTCGCAGCTTCTCCCTGATGCATGACTGCGGACATCAAAGTCTGTTCAGTTCCAAGCGCTCGAATCGAATTGCTGCCTTCGGGTTGAGTTTGATTCACGGCATGCCACAACATCCCTGGTCACGAGGACACGCCTTCCATCACAAACACAATGGAAATTGGGACCGCTATCGCGGACCATCCGCTCTGATCACACGCGAGCAATACGAAGCGCGATCTCCACGTTCGCAATGGCTCTATCGCATCTTGCGCCATCCATTGCTGCTGTTCCCGGGTGGATTCTTTTATCTGATCATCAAGCCAAGACTTGCCTTACTTTTAAGCTTCTTTGAATTCATTGGTCATTCCATAAAAAGTGCCATAAAGATGGTGAAGACCGGTTCCTGGATATCACCCAAAAAAGTTTGCTTGAATTACAAATCTAGCTTCTTTTACACCAGTGGAGAATGTATAGACATGATCGCCAATACAGTAGCCGTAGGAATTTTATGGTGGTGGGTTGGGAGCTCTATTGGCTACGCACACTTCTGGATTCTTTATGCCTTGGTGATGAGCTGCAGTGCAGCTGTGATGATTGCCGTCTTTTTCATCCAACATAATTTCCCTGAATCCTATACAAGCAATGAAGACAATTGGAGTTATTTCCGAGGTGCTTTATCTGGATCCTCCTTCCTTCAAATGCCCGCAGTCTTGAATTGGTTTACAGCCGATATCGCTTATCACCATATTCATCATCTTTCCGAACGCATTCCAAACTATCGACTAAAAGAATGTCATGAAACAAATATTCACCTAGTAGATAACGTTCACAGGCTTTATTTGTCTCAGGTTGGCGATTGCTTCTCTCTCATCCTTTGGGATAGAAAACGCCTCGAGCTGGTTTCACCCTTCGCCTGA